A genomic window from Planococcus rifietoensis includes:
- a CDS encoding acetyl-CoA carboxylase biotin carboxylase subunit: MKKILIANRGEIARRIIRTCDRLGIETVAIYSEADGELPYVSEATETAAIGPNPVAQSYLQADKIIEEALKRNVEAIHPGYGLLSENADFARKVTEAGLIFIGPKPEVIDTMGDKLGSRHTMKQAGVPVVPGTAEGVSDIDAAVLEAKAIGYPLMLKASAGGGGIGMVLCENEQALTQQFDSVKNRAKAYFGNDIVYLEKFIANARHIEVQIFGDESGNIVHLYERNCSVQRRNQKVIEESPSPDLPESARTKLCDAAVKAARAVGYTNAGTVEFIVDENNDFYFLEMNTRLQVEHPITEEVTGVDLVEWQINVARGETLPGQDTIHTTGHSIEYRIYAEDPKTFFPSPGTLSVLEWGTGARIETGYEGGNKVTPFYDPMIAKVILTGASREEVLEKSRKFFDETAIEGVKTNLPLFDRFIESKPFIEGNYATAVLAQWLTQQKEEKTV, from the coding sequence AAAATCCTGATTGCCAACCGGGGCGAAATTGCACGGCGCATTATCCGCACGTGCGACCGCCTCGGCATCGAAACAGTCGCAATCTACTCCGAGGCGGATGGGGAACTGCCATATGTGAGTGAAGCGACAGAAACGGCAGCGATCGGCCCGAATCCGGTCGCGCAATCCTATCTACAAGCAGATAAAATCATTGAAGAAGCATTAAAGCGCAATGTTGAAGCGATCCATCCAGGCTATGGCCTGCTGTCGGAAAATGCGGATTTCGCGCGCAAAGTCACAGAAGCAGGGCTAATCTTTATCGGCCCAAAACCTGAAGTCATTGATACGATGGGCGATAAGCTCGGCTCTCGGCACACGATGAAACAAGCCGGGGTGCCAGTCGTGCCAGGGACAGCTGAAGGGGTGTCAGACATTGATGCGGCTGTCTTGGAAGCGAAAGCGATCGGTTATCCGCTGATGCTTAAGGCGAGTGCAGGAGGCGGCGGCATCGGCATGGTGCTGTGTGAAAATGAGCAAGCGCTCACTCAGCAGTTTGATTCAGTCAAAAACCGTGCCAAAGCCTACTTTGGGAACGATATCGTTTATTTGGAGAAATTCATTGCCAATGCACGCCATATCGAAGTGCAGATTTTCGGCGATGAGTCGGGCAATATTGTCCACTTGTACGAGCGCAACTGCTCTGTACAGCGCCGCAACCAAAAAGTCATCGAAGAATCGCCTTCTCCGGACTTGCCGGAATCTGCCAGAACCAAGCTATGCGATGCAGCCGTTAAAGCGGCTCGCGCGGTGGGTTACACCAATGCAGGAACGGTCGAATTCATTGTCGATGAGAATAATGACTTCTATTTTCTGGAAATGAATACCCGATTGCAAGTGGAACATCCAATTACTGAAGAAGTGACAGGCGTCGACCTCGTCGAATGGCAAATCAATGTGGCTAGGGGCGAAACTTTGCCCGGGCAAGATACGATCCATACAACCGGCCATTCGATTGAGTACCGCATCTATGCGGAAGACCCGAAAACATTCTTCCCGTCGCCCGGAACTTTATCCGTCTTGGAATGGGGCACTGGCGCACGCATCGAGACCGGATATGAAGGAGGCAATAAAGTGACGCCTTTCTATGATCCTATGATCGCCAAGGTCATTTTGACAGGAGCTTCGAGAGAAGAGGTCTTGGAGAAATCCAGGAAGTTCTTTGACGAAACGGCGATTGAAGGCGTGAAGACCAATTTGCCGCTCTTCGACCGATTTATTGAATCCAAACCATTTATAGAAGGAAATTACGCGACCGCCGTATTGGCTCAGTGGCTTACACAACAAAAGGAGGAAAAAACAGTATGA
- a CDS encoding acetyl-CoA carboxylase biotin carboxyl carrier protein subunit: protein MKQLTASMAGTVLNIAVSEGESVSAGQTVMTLESMKMEIPVEAEFGGKVEKVDVEVGSFVNEGDTLVTLGE from the coding sequence ATGAAACAATTAACAGCATCTATGGCCGGAACGGTCTTGAACATTGCAGTATCCGAAGGGGAATCCGTATCAGCGGGACAAACCGTCATGACTCTTGAATCGATGAAAATGGAAATTCCGGTAGAAGCGGAATTCGGCGGGAAAGTCGAAAAAGTCGATGTGGAAGTTGGCAGCTTTGTCAACGAAGGGGACACATTGGTGACGCTCGGCGAATAA